The sequence TAATGGACCCATATACTGATTAGTGGGATGAGAGCTTGATCCGGGCTGTTTTCTGGCCAGTTGATGTTCATAGGATCCTACAAATCCCTCTCCGGGTGCAGGTGATGGAAGACTTTGTATCATGGCATCACAACCGATCCGGAGTTTTTACTGTTCGGTCGACCTATCATGTACAATTCCAACACCAGTTTGGTCGTATAGAAAATCAAAGTGCGGCACAAGGGAGTCGGTCGAACGATATTTGAAAGTGTGTATGGGAACTTTGAATTCCTGGAACTTTGTGTGGAAGGTAATCAGAGGAGTCCTACCTTGTTATGGTACCCTGGCAAGTCGCCATATACCAGTCACGGGACAATGCCCGATATGCCATACAGGTTTTGAAGATACACAACATTGTTCATTTACATGTGAAAGAGCGGTGGATATCTGGAAGGAGCTGGGACTTAAGGAAGAAGTTCAAAAAGTTGTAGCAGAGGACCGGTCGGGCTCATTCACAATGGCTACTCTTGTAGAGAGTCACGATACTAAAAAAACACATTGTATGTGGCTGAGTTAAGTGGCGACGACGACAAATTGTCAAAGGCGAGATAGTCCGGCAGCTGCACCAAATTGCTATATCAATACGAGTTCTAGCGACAAACTTTATTCGTTCACTAACACCTAACCAGCCGGTGGTGAAGCGTGATCATATGTGGCACAACCAAGGAGAGGAGTGGTTAAGATTACTGTTGATGCATCATTTAGCGCAGAAAATATGTCCGCAGGTAGAGGAGCAGTGGCACGGGATGAACATGGAGAGTTTATAGCTGTTGTAGCCCGTTTCATACCGCATGTGGTGTGAGTGGATGCGGTGGAGATGATTGTTATTCGGAATGGTTTCTATCTAGCAGCCAAGATTGGTTGTAATAGCCTACACATTGAGTCAGATAGCTCAAATATAGTCGATGCTCTCGGTTCTGGAACTTTTACTGGGCATGAATCGGCTATCCTTCTGGAAAGTAAAGAGATAGGTCTGCACTATGCAAAGTATGAAGTAAGTGCCCTCGGGAAGCAAACTACGTAGCTGATTGTATAGCAAAATCATCTCTCGCTGGTAGATCTTCTGAGGTTTGGAAAGATACTACCCCGGACTTTATTCCTCATCTTAGTGTAAACAATCTCGTCATTATTTGAGAAATAAAGTTTTGTCTTGTcaaaagaaaaaatataaaaaggcgGTTTTGTGTAATTTGCTCTCCGCTGGCGCTATTAATTTATCCTACCGTTGCCTCCCACGAAGCGGATAAGGTTTTCAAACGCACGCTTTTGCGCCAATACCAGCCGTCCGACCACTCCCCCCTTGTCCATCCGACGGCTGACGCGCGTCCCACCCGTTCTACTAGTCCACCGAGGCCTCTCACTCGCACCTCATCACTTCGCCACCACCACAAACCCTATCCCCATTAACCCGCGCCCAAAACCCTGAGCTGCGCACCCACCGGCAATGTCGGCGACGGCcatccgctccggcgagctcctcgcGTTTCCTGCCGCGCTGAGGCGTGGCCCTCCCGTGGCTTCTGCCTCGGTGGTCGCGTTCCGGTTGAGGGCGCCAGTGGCCGGGCGCGTGGCGGTCAGGGTTGTCGCGGCAGCGGCAGAGGGggcgggggcggaggcggaggcggaaggGAAGCCGAAGccgaagaagaagagggcagcgAGCGGGATCATGAAGCCTAAGCCGATTTCTCCGGAGCTAAGGGAGTTTGTCGGAGGCGCGGCGGAGCTGCCCCGGACAGAGGCGCTCAAGATCATCTGGGCGCACATCAAGGGAAACAACCTCCAGGTAAGCCACTCCCTTCTCCTCTCTCATTCCTTGATGTTTAATTCCATTTTAGGGTGTGTAAATGGTACTATTGGTATGATAGTTTCGTGCCTGCAACTTCGATGTCATTTGTTTTTCCTACCCGTTGGCGTGGATTATGATAATTAACGGTATGTTTCATGGAGTGCTGTTTGTGTCTCCAGTTTCATGGTTTGTTGATGATGGTGTTTTCAATATCTCGGTTGGATTTGTAGCCTCAGTACTGGTCCTTTTTCCTGATATGTTGTATAGCAAGAATCAGGATGCAGAACTAATGCTGTCTATGGTCAAGTGAATAATAGGAGGGGCTTGGGTGAGGGTCTGTGTGGGACTATTGAGTATGGACCACCCGTGCTGTATGTTGCAATGGGCCCAGATTTCAACCCTGTGCTGGCAGGAAATTTGGGGCATTTGTCTGTTTTGTTTGATTTAGGGATGACCATGCAAGCACTGAATTTGGGAATAAGCTCATCATCTGGTTATGTCGTTGGCCAGCGCCCTTGTTTAACTGTTTAGGATTGACCTTACAGTGATGCAAATCTTCTGAGCATAAATGCGGACTGTGGTCAGGGTTTAAACTTGACCGTGGAAGTTACTCAGTGCCCATCCTATTTTCTTCGATAAAGGGCACTTTTATTAACTCATAATTAGCATCAAACGGATACAAAGCATGATGAGTAGCACCGGATCTCTacatagctaagatgcacacagccaaaactCACAAATATCAGATTCTTTGTAAGTTCGAAATTATTAAGGTCTCATGAAAAATTGATAAATTTTGACGAAAgctataaatttggtttgaatttgTCCTGTCTGTATTATGACGAATTTCAGTGAAATATTAAACCCTGGCTGTAATATGGAACGAGATGAAGTATGTGCTATTGAAGAGGTTCAAAGGTGCACTCTGATATGTATGCGAACTAGAAGGCTGGCACTTCTCTTTCGTATTTACATAGAAACTGCCAAAGATTACTAGTGCACAAGCACATCTGGTACATGAGAAATACCCATGGTCCATATGGGGTCTAAAATTTGAAATATGCACCTGCAGAAAATCGATTTCATGCACACACCTGCAGCAAGATTACTAAAGAAAGGTCCCAGAATGAGGACCCTGTGCGGGCACATTGCCCCACTCGGTTACCTTATAGGCCTGACTACTAAGCACCTTGTACGTAGGTAGCTCAGTTGCAGACTGCATGCTTGTGACTGGGCACTTGATTGTGCCAAAATATCTGTGAACTTCTCATTCCTTTATTTTTACCCGTAACAAGGACAAAAAAATGAGGCGGTCATTACTTTGGAAACTAGTGATAACAGAAAGAATTGCAATCTTATTTTATTTCTGTTGCAAAATGAGGGACACTACTTTATCATACAGACTGTATTCCAGTACAACATTGTTTAACCTATCCACAAATAGAGAAGTAAAACAGAGTGCTTGCAGAAAGTTCCACCACATTACTGTATCCGCATTTCTTGCCAATCTTGTAAACATATGTCATATGCACAGATGTAGTTTACATAGAAGGCACATAATATTTTCAAGGAAACCACCTCATTAATGCAAGCTTTAACGTAAAAGGTTGAACCTCCCAATCTCAGTGCTATATGAATCATTATAactgcccacacacacacacatattcaaACACAGGGCCCATATTTATAACTGCCTGGACCACAAGCCAAAGATGCTATTGCCGTGAACGTGCTTACTGAACATCCATTGCTAGTAACTTTAAGTTCTTATGTGGCCTTCAATCTTGTATAATTTTATGGCCTGCGTAAAAAAAATTACCCTCAGTTGCCAGTGTTCTTGTAACTATTTGTGTACTCATCTGTTGTCGATGCATTCGGGGGGAAGACCTGCATGTAGTTATTATTTATCATTAGCTTGCCCCTGGATTATTTGTTAGTTACTTAAGATCTTTAGTTTAACAAACAAGTTGTCACCGTTGTGCGTTCAATCTTCCAGGTTCTTTCTTGATCAGTTCACCCGCACTCACAAATTCCCTAGTTCATAGCATTACCTATTTGGATCCAAATGCTGCTTATGTATTACTTACCTTTGTGGATTGAAATGTGGTATATGTACTAATAGCACCGGAACCAAAAATTAAATATTGTCTGCTGTGGAAGAGGTTTAACTGTATTGTCCCATAAGAAGATAAACTAGTTATTgaattattttttatatataagaCCATTTTTGTCGTGTTCATTGTTCAGTAAGAGACTACAGTGGTACTAAAAAAAGAAATTGGCTGCCGCTAAAAAAGAACATACTAAGATAATTGGCTGTCATAGTTCTAGTTAATGCATTTCTTGTTGCTCATTGGCCCTCGCATTTTTTCATTATGCGGTGCAGCATTTTTGGCACAGACAGTGTTAATGGCTTAGCCTTGCAAACAATACCTTCTGTTTTCAATACAGTAGCAGTTTCCTTTTCTGAATCTATGTGTTTTTGCAACCAGGATCCTGAGAACAAGAAGATAATAGTCTGCGACGAGAAACTGAAGAAGATATTTGGAGGGCGTGACCGTGTTGGGTTTCTTGAGATCTCTGGGCTCCTCAATCCCCATTTCCAGAAATGATAGGATTTATGTAGATGTTGCACTTTTTTTGTATTAGCGAAGACAGTTGTATCAGCATATTTAGCTGAACCTGGTATGGAGGGTCCGTAATTCTGGTTTGAGAATGGTACACGTGTTCCCTGAACACATCTTCATCTAGTATTTGCAGTAAATGGTCTGCTGGTTTTTGGCTTGTGATTAGTTATCTTCCGTTCATCCTTTGTGTTTACGTCCTGTTAACCTACCATATTAGACCTGAATGGTGGATCATCACATTTTCCCATCCTCTGTAGTCTATATATATGCTGTTTGGCCTTTTTTAGACTGCAGCTGAAAGCCAAGCAATTCTGCATGATAACCAGGGCCACCAACAAGGACCTTAAGGTATGATTCATTCATTCTCTTTGGGTCGCTAATGATTGCGCTGCTGAAATTGTCGGCTAGCATTTGGTGCTCTATGATTGTATCTGAAACTGTGCTTTGGCAGGATAGTTTACCGAAGGAACATTTCTCCACGCGAGCTGCAAATTCAGATCAAGCCTGGGAGAGAGAATTCTGTGCTTCAGGTCGATGCGGACCGCGCGTCACATTCTCAAGTTGGTTGATGCCTTTGACTGTTGCTCGCCCCATTCTGAAGATGTGGATGGCTGGCAACAGCAACACGGAGTGCTCGCTCGACAGGCGAGCTGCTTCACATGCTCCCGGCCTTGTGCTCCTCAACAGCTTCCGTGGTACTGAAACCAAATCCTGCTTACGGATGGTACCAAAGGCTCGCTGTTTGTCAAGGGTAAGTGGCCGCTCTACTTTTCCATAGGTTGGTGCACTTGGACAACTCACCTATAATTAACAACTAACAAACCTCTCTACCATGTCCTGTTAGCTGTTACTCACAACAAATTAACTGTGAAGTTGCCACTGTGAAGTTGCCACTCATCGTTGATCATCTCCAGACAGTAGTACGGGAAATCATCTGTCGTTGGAATGTTATTATTCTAGAAATTTACTTTGCTTGGGCTCAAATGATTAGCAGCGGGGTGAATGGACTAATGAATGCGCCAAAGTGATTTTATATGATCCCGCTCCTTCTTTTGTCTAAAAGAAAAAGAAGGGATATTGTGATTGAGCATAGTGCTGCCGCGCGATTAGACTATAAttagtgtgtgtgcgcgcgcgcggagGCAGAGATCACATGTCGGTGAATGGTGGTCGCGTAGGAGTTAAACAAAGTTGGTGGCCACCTTTTGGTGTGGCCCTTGAGAAAGACTGGTCACTGGTTTAATATCCGTGATAAATTTCTGTTTGCGCTTTAATAAACTAAAAAATATTTTCTGTACTCCGGAGTATGTATTAGTAGTCCACACGGCAGTGCAGTTAGTGCGGCACGTTGGTACAGTCCCATGCAGTCTACCTAGTGCGCGAGATTGGCTTCGTcattgatcagtggcatttgccagGGGTAGGGGCACTATCAACTCACTAAACTACCACTAGCTCAGTAAATTAGTCGCAATTAGGGTCTAAAAGTATGACTTCTTTGTGATGCTAATTCTTCTTTGGCTACCTTTTTTTCTTAATTAATGGAAAGTAGTGTTGCTGTAGCATACACATTGACGATGATCAATCATCGCAGCATGTGCTGTTCTGGTGTTTATAATCTCCACGCCAAAATCCTGTTTAAATACGTTTTTTTTTCTACTACATACATCGTACATATGTGTAGTGA comes from Triticum aestivum cultivar Chinese Spring chromosome 5B, IWGSC CS RefSeq v2.1, whole genome shotgun sequence and encodes:
- the LOC123110886 gene encoding protein TRI1, which gives rise to MSATAIRSGELLAFPAALRRGPPVASASVVAFRLRAPVAGRVAVRVVAAAAEGAGAEAEAEGKPKPKKKRAASGIMKPKPISPELREFVGGAAELPRTEALKIIWAHIKGNNLQDPENKKIIVCDEKLKKIFGGRDRVGFLEISGLLNPHFQK